From Gigantopelta aegis isolate Gae_Host chromosome 11, Gae_host_genome, whole genome shotgun sequence, the proteins below share one genomic window:
- the LOC121384944 gene encoding guanylate cyclase 2G-like: MDHVMHMMSKYSDHLEEMIEERTAKLVEEKKRSEEVLSWLLPKTVAESLKSGQIVEPESFASVTVFFSDIIGFTKIASESTPHQVVSLLNSLYTTFDTIIKKFDVYKVETIGDAYMVVSGIPIRNGIHHAGEICTMALHLLSSVLSFKIVHRPNKKMKLRIGIHSGPVVAGVVGHTMPRYCLFGETVSHASNMEASGFALRIHVSEECKQLLDELGGYHCIKKGEVTFHGQGTYMTYFLFGKDGFTNPLPSPHFADDSEMCEDV, encoded by the exons ATGGACCACGTGATGCACATGATGTCCAAGTATTCGGACCACCTCGAGGAGATGATAGAGGAGAGAACCGCAAAACTGGTGGAAGAGAAGAAGAGATCTGAAGAAGTCCTTTCGTGGCTCCTTCCTAA GACTGTGGCGGAGAGCCTAAAATCCGGACAGATTGTTGAACCTGAATCGTTTGCGTCTGTAACCGTTTTCTTCTCTGACATTATCGGTTTTACCAAGATTGCATCAGAAAGTACACCGCACCAG gTTGTTAGCTTGCTGAATTCCTTGTATACAACGTTCGATACGATTATAAAGAAATTTGATGTCTACAAA GTGGAGACTATCGGAGACGCCTACATGGTGGTCAGCGGTATTCCAATACGTAACGGAATCCACCACGCTGGGGAGATCTGCACTATGGCCCTTCACCTTCTCAGTTCGGTGCTCAGTTTCAAGATTGTGCACAGACCAAACAAAAAGATGAAGCTCAGGATTGGCATCCATAGTG gACCTGTCGTAGCTGGTGTTGTGGGTCATACGATGCCGCGGTATTGTCTGTTCGGTGAAACAGTCAGCCATGCGTCTAACATGGAAGCCTCCGGATTTG ctcTGCGAATCCACGTGAGTGAAGAATGTAAACAGTTGCTTGATGAACTGGGTGGATATCACTGTATCAAGAAAGGAGAAGTCACCTTCCAt GGTCAGGGAACGTACATGACGTACTTCCTGTTCGGAAAAGACGGATTCACAAACCCACTGCCCAGTCCACATTTCGCAGACGATTCTGAAATGTGCGAGGACGTGTAG